A stretch of the Candidatus Jettenia sp. AMX2 genome encodes the following:
- the folP gene encoding dihydropteroate synthase: MGILNVTPDSFYDGGRYTLVENAVNYARKMVEEGADIIDIGGESTRPGAYPVSETEEIKRVIPVIKELSGQIKKPISIDTYKAKTAEEAVQAGASMINDIGGLCADKKMASVVARMNVPVVIMHKKGTPRTMQKYPVRKNLLTEIMSYLRKTVSIALDAGIDRNKIILDPGIGFGKTTQHNLEILKKLKEFKGMGYPILIGTSRKRFISDILNISVHENLYGTLATLAVAVMNGASVVRVHDVRESVQTVKMCDAIKDTSWLATY, encoded by the coding sequence ATGGGAATTTTAAATGTTACCCCAGACTCGTTTTACGACGGCGGCCGGTATACATTGGTAGAAAATGCCGTTAACTATGCACGGAAGATGGTTGAGGAGGGAGCCGATATAATTGATATCGGTGGTGAATCTACACGACCGGGTGCATATCCTGTTTCTGAAACAGAAGAAATAAAAAGAGTTATTCCTGTTATCAAAGAATTATCCGGACAGATTAAGAAACCAATTTCAATTGACACCTACAAGGCAAAAACGGCAGAAGAAGCGGTTCAGGCAGGGGCTTCTATGATTAATGATATCGGCGGGTTGTGTGCGGACAAGAAGATGGCAAGTGTTGTTGCCAGAATGAATGTTCCGGTTGTTATTATGCACAAGAAGGGTACACCCAGGACAATGCAAAAGTATCCTGTACGGAAGAATTTATTAACTGAAATAATGTCATACCTCAGAAAAACTGTTTCCATTGCTCTTGATGCAGGTATTGATAGGAATAAGATTATCCTGGACCCGGGGATTGGTTTTGGTAAAACAACTCAACATAATCTGGAGATACTCAAAAAATTGAAAGAGTTTAAAGGTATGGGATATCCCATTCTGATTGGGACGTCACGAAAAAGATTTATCAGCGATATTTTAAACATTTCAGTACATGAAAATTTATACGGGACACTTGCAACTTTAGCGGTTGCTGTAATGAATGGTGCTTCTGTTGTGCGGGTGCATGACGTTCGTGAATCTGTACAAACAGTAAAAATGTGTGATGCAATAAAGGATACTTCATGGCTGGCTACTTATTAA
- the bamD gene encoding outer membrane protein assembly factor BamD — MNVARKLTYIVPLLIIVAGILVTPSYGKWVWNKEMGWIEPPAEEITTQEQRYRYAVSLLVEQKYMTAIKEFEAIIKSDPDSEYAEVSQINIGRAHFLNGNYKRALKAYDKVLQKYPGTRRVPEILESKFQLGIAQMEKNKRAAINIFEKIIAKHPLGPLAADANIKIADSYFELGRYEEALDTYERFLENYPRSEWVPYVLFRIPISKLSHERRQERNTGLLASAQEDLEVYLASYPYGVYAEDAKRMIEEIRIMKAEREFRIGEFYLRVKKPISAAMYFEFVKNDFPGTVWEEKASDRLRFLRMIGAIK, encoded by the coding sequence ATGAACGTAGCAAGGAAACTAACGTATATTGTTCCTTTGTTAATCATTGTAGCCGGCATTCTGGTAACCCCATCATATGGAAAATGGGTATGGAATAAGGAGATGGGCTGGATAGAGCCACCGGCTGAGGAAATTACAACCCAGGAACAACGTTACCGATATGCAGTTTCCCTTCTTGTTGAACAAAAATATATGACGGCGATAAAAGAATTTGAAGCGATTATTAAAAGCGATCCTGATTCCGAATATGCTGAGGTTTCCCAGATAAATATTGGAAGGGCTCACTTTCTGAATGGTAATTATAAGCGTGCCCTGAAAGCTTATGACAAAGTATTGCAGAAGTATCCTGGCACAAGAAGGGTGCCAGAAATACTTGAAAGCAAATTTCAACTTGGTATTGCTCAGATGGAAAAAAACAAAAGGGCGGCCATAAATATTTTTGAAAAGATTATAGCAAAACATCCGTTAGGCCCCCTTGCTGCGGATGCCAATATCAAGATTGCTGATTCTTACTTTGAACTTGGTCGCTATGAGGAAGCACTTGATACCTATGAAAGATTTTTAGAGAATTATCCCAGAAGCGAGTGGGTCCCGTATGTATTGTTCCGGATTCCTATTTCAAAGCTATCTCATGAAAGGCGGCAGGAAAGGAATACTGGTCTTCTTGCTTCTGCCCAGGAAGATCTCGAAGTATATCTTGCCTCATACCCTTATGGTGTATATGCTGAGGATGCGAAGAGGATGATTGAGGAAATAAGAATTATGAAAGCAGAACGGGAATTTCGCATTGGAGAGTTCTATTTGAGGGTAAAAAAACCTATATCAGCAGCAATGTACTTTGAATTTGTTAAAAATGATTTTCCAGGTACCGTCTGGGAAGAAAAAGCTAGTGACCGGTTAAGATTTTTAAGAATGATCGGGGCTATAAAGTAA
- a CDS encoding PhoH family protein encodes MKKEYFQEPLVYKNTVVIDNDEEASILYGSQDRHLRLVRDAFHIQLVARHGLLKLEGEKERVDSGKEVLNRMLEIIRTTGRLDLEDVEQVIIDAKGGGGEASVRTIDVFQRGTFIKPRTEGQEKYIEAIRNHDLVFCIGPAGTGKTYLAVAMALSLLKSGRVRRIVLARPAVEAGEKLGYLPGDIKAKVNPYLRPLYDAIADMMDVGHVKKYLESDIIEILPLAYMRGRTLNESFIILDEAQNCTVKQMKTFLTRLGARSMVVVTGDITQVDLPSGELSGLIDVQERLVNIQNISFVYLTKSDIIRHKLVQDIVDAYEA; translated from the coding sequence GTGAAAAAAGAATATTTTCAAGAACCTTTAGTATATAAAAATACAGTCGTCATTGACAACGACGAAGAAGCATCAATCCTGTACGGGAGTCAGGACAGGCATTTGCGCCTTGTCAGGGATGCCTTTCATATACAATTAGTTGCACGGCATGGTTTACTCAAACTTGAGGGAGAAAAGGAACGGGTAGATTCGGGTAAAGAGGTGTTGAACAGAATGCTAGAAATCATTCGTACTACCGGCAGGCTGGACCTGGAAGATGTAGAGCAGGTAATCATAGATGCAAAGGGCGGGGGAGGTGAAGCATCTGTTCGCACCATTGATGTCTTTCAGAGGGGTACCTTTATAAAACCAAGAACTGAAGGTCAGGAGAAATACATTGAGGCGATCAGAAATCATGACCTCGTTTTCTGCATAGGTCCGGCGGGGACAGGAAAAACGTACCTGGCAGTAGCTATGGCCCTTTCTCTTCTCAAGAGTGGCCGTGTCAGGAGGATTGTCCTTGCCAGGCCGGCAGTCGAAGCAGGCGAAAAACTCGGATATTTACCGGGTGATATTAAAGCAAAAGTAAATCCGTATCTTCGCCCGCTTTATGACGCAATTGCCGACATGATGGATGTCGGACATGTTAAAAAATATCTTGAGAGCGATATTATAGAAATTCTGCCTTTGGCGTACATGCGCGGAAGGACCCTGAATGAGTCTTTCATCATCCTTGATGAAGCACAGAATTGTACGGTGAAGCAAATGAAGACTTTTTTAACACGGCTCGGTGCAAGATCGATGGTGGTGGTAACCGGAGATATTACCCAAGTCGATTTGCCTTCAGGAGAACTGTCCGGGTTAATTGATGTTCAGGAACGATTGGTGAACATACAGAATATCTCTTTTGTTTACCTGACCAAGTCCGATATTATTCGTCACAAGTTAGTTCAGGATATCGTTGATGCGTATGAGGCATAA
- the cdaA gene encoding diadenylate cyclase CdaA, giving the protein MAGYLLTIFGNVITWLVFRSLGEKFTAPFGKIPELFRESIPEAIGNLNIWMVAKSIGEILLIYVIVYLVLRIMQGTRGTSILRSLAFIIVMISVGILFFVKRLQLHTIDWLITEFAPIFIIPIIILFQPEFRRALLRLGQNPVFKVFLRHGYQITNEIVKAVETLSRKKIGALIAIEREVGLNSFIETGTKLNADISSELLYAIFYPGSPLHDGAVIVQEQKISAAGCFLPLSENTELSKNLGTRHRAGIGLSEETDAIVIIVSEETGTISTGFKGVLNRGIDAKELKKILDELFTEKFSIVRSSNND; this is encoded by the coding sequence ATGGCTGGCTACTTATTAACAATATTCGGGAATGTGATTACCTGGCTTGTGTTTCGATCACTCGGGGAGAAATTCACTGCTCCCTTTGGAAAGATACCGGAGTTATTCAGGGAAAGTATTCCGGAAGCAATCGGGAATCTGAATATCTGGATGGTGGCTAAGTCAATTGGAGAAATATTACTTATCTATGTTATCGTATATCTTGTGCTGAGAATTATGCAAGGAACCCGTGGAACAAGCATACTGCGGAGTTTGGCATTCATCATTGTTATGATTTCCGTTGGGATATTGTTTTTTGTAAAAAGACTTCAACTCCATACAATAGACTGGCTGATAACGGAATTTGCGCCTATATTTATAATTCCCATAATTATTCTCTTTCAACCTGAATTCAGGCGTGCATTACTTAGGCTTGGCCAGAATCCTGTTTTTAAGGTATTTCTAAGGCATGGATATCAGATTACGAATGAAATTGTTAAAGCTGTTGAAACATTATCCAGAAAGAAGATTGGTGCATTAATTGCGATCGAACGGGAGGTTGGCTTAAATAGTTTTATCGAGACAGGAACAAAATTGAATGCGGATATATCAAGTGAACTGCTTTACGCAATATTTTATCCTGGCTCTCCCTTGCATGATGGGGCAGTGATTGTTCAGGAACAGAAAATAAGCGCTGCCGGTTGTTTCCTGCCGCTTTCAGAAAATACAGAATTATCAAAGAATCTTGGGACACGCCATAGAGCGGGTATCGGGCTTTCAGAAGAAACGGATGCTATTGTTATTATTGTATCAGAAGAAACAGGTACAATATCGACCGGATTTAAGGGGGTGTTGAACCGGGGAATTGATGCTAAAGAATTAAAGAAGATTCTCGATGAATTATTTACCGAGAAATTTAGCATTGTAAGGAGCAGTAATAATGATTAA
- the ybeY gene encoding rRNA maturation RNase YbeY: MNLEIINLQKFCPVDESKIKKVIKTVLRDEKKDAELCVTLMDNKGIKKVNKNFLKHNYATDVLSFAYHEASRKNKVAQQSQHKICRSVPLQKEVEKPGKTCFRSHDDEKKFLQEKTITGEIVISAEMAAEVAQENGYPVEGEIVLYVIHGLLHLLGYDDKKKSAAKKMHLKEKELLERFGYHNIPVPD, from the coding sequence GTGAATCTGGAAATTATAAACCTGCAGAAATTTTGTCCTGTCGATGAAAGCAAGATAAAAAAGGTTATAAAAACTGTTCTCAGAGATGAAAAAAAAGATGCGGAACTATGCGTCACCCTGATGGATAATAAAGGCATAAAGAAGGTAAATAAAAATTTCCTGAAGCATAATTATGCTACCGACGTGCTGAGTTTTGCTTATCATGAAGCTTCTCGTAAAAATAAGGTAGCACAGCAAAGTCAGCATAAAATATGCCGCTCTGTTCCTTTACAAAAAGAAGTGGAAAAGCCAGGTAAAACCTGCTTTCGCTCACATGATGATGAAAAAAAGTTTTTACAGGAGAAAACGATAACCGGAGAGATTGTTATATCAGCAGAAATGGCTGCAGAGGTAGCACAAGAGAATGGATATCCGGTCGAAGGAGAAATTGTCCTCTATGTAATTCACGGATTGCTGCATTTGCTTGGATATGATGATAAAAAGAAAAGTGCGGCCAAAAAAATGCATCTTAAGGAAAAAGAATTATTGGAGAGATTTGGTTACCATAATATTCCTGTACCTGATTAA
- the recO gene encoding DNA repair protein RecO, whose protein sequence is MPVLKTEAITLRRTDYSNSSQIITFYTRNYGKIRTLAKGFKRSSGKFNSKAIDLLTYCQILFIKKEHSSLYTLTDAVLQNNYPLFRNNLDAYYKAACIAELLNEFTEESDPSEQLFDICLETLSRMAANTGTAVYFLAYEIKMLKVLGYLPELRYCVNCTGSIQQVAEVYFSARAGGVLCRQCQEKLRNGIIVPASVVFILNRLADFNIQRLSRIKIQSSICIEIDKMLRYYITFILNKELNSWKYLKFDEVLT, encoded by the coding sequence ATGCCTGTTTTAAAAACAGAGGCGATTACCCTGAGGAGGACAGATTATAGTAATTCCAGCCAAATAATTACTTTTTACACCCGTAATTACGGAAAAATTCGTACCCTTGCAAAAGGATTTAAGCGTTCATCCGGAAAGTTCAATTCGAAAGCGATAGACCTTTTAACATACTGCCAGATTCTTTTTATCAAGAAAGAACATTCATCACTTTATACCCTTACCGATGCCGTCCTGCAAAATAATTATCCGTTGTTTCGAAATAATTTAGATGCCTATTACAAGGCTGCCTGTATTGCTGAACTTTTAAATGAATTTACAGAAGAAAGCGATCCCAGTGAACAGTTATTCGATATTTGCCTGGAAACATTATCCCGCATGGCTGCTAATACTGGCACAGCAGTATATTTTCTTGCCTATGAGATAAAAATGCTCAAGGTATTAGGTTATTTACCGGAATTAAGATATTGTGTAAATTGTACAGGCAGTATTCAACAAGTAGCAGAGGTGTATTTTAGTGCAAGAGCAGGGGGCGTTTTGTGCAGGCAATGCCAGGAAAAACTCAGAAATGGAATTATTGTTCCCGCCAGTGTGGTTTTCATTCTAAACCGTTTAGCTGATTTCAACATTCAAAGATTGAGCAGAATAAAAATACAATCATCTATTTGTATTGAAATAGACAAGATGCTGAGATATTATATAACTTTTATCCTGAATAAGGAGTTGAATTCATGGAAATATCTGAAATTTGACGAGGTTTTGACATGA
- a CDS encoding LptE family protein — protein MICLLKPYFYAVLVAALILPVAGCGYSSQSLLRSNVRSVYIPVFDNNTFRRGYEFELTKAVRDQILMRTNLNIVKKDEADSVLLGNIISVYENVLIHDIRDNIVESLVEIEVDIRWMDRRTGRTIVEKRNIQGPAEFIVLRNETLTSASSEAFVNVARRIVEAIQEDW, from the coding sequence GTGATTTGTCTGTTGAAACCTTATTTTTATGCTGTTTTAGTAGCGGCGCTTATTCTGCCTGTCGCAGGTTGTGGATATTCCTCTCAATCGCTGCTTCGTTCAAACGTCAGGAGTGTCTATATTCCGGTATTTGATAACAACACGTTTCGCAGAGGGTATGAATTTGAACTTACAAAAGCCGTGCGTGATCAAATATTAATGAGGACCAATCTTAACATTGTGAAGAAAGATGAAGCGGATTCTGTTTTATTGGGAAATATTATTTCCGTGTATGAGAATGTGTTGATTCATGATATTCGTGATAATATTGTCGAGAGCCTTGTTGAAATTGAGGTAGACATCCGATGGATGGACAGGAGGACCGGAAGAACTATTGTTGAGAAGAGAAATATTCAGGGGCCGGCAGAATTTATTGTTCTTAGAAACGAAACGCTTACCAGCGCAAGTAGTGAAGCTTTTGTAAATGTTGCCAGGCGTATTGTAGAAGCAATACAGGAAGACTGGTAA
- a CDS encoding adenylosuccinate synthase, whose protein sequence is MENLKRGPNTCLVGLQWGDEGKGKIVDILTESFDIIVRYQGGSNAGHTVVINSEKFVLHLIPSGILRKNKYCVIGSGVVLDPSQLLEEIAELRSKGVEVAGNLLISEIAHLVFPYHKRIDELSESEKGDGKIGTTRKGIGPCYSDKMARNGIRVSELFYPEYFKQRLRKIVEEKNKILVRLFSADPYSWEEIYDEYRGYAEQLKPFICNTVAFMDDAVRAEKRILFEGAQGAMLDVDYGTYPFITSSSVIAGGAATGIGICPKQIHRILGIMKSYTTRVGSGPFPTELNDTLGEYLREKGGEYGATTGRARRCGWFDAVAAKHAIMVNGADSAVLTKLDVLDEQKVIKICVGYKVGDRIFTQFPADLAAWSECQPVYEELPGWQQDTSQMREVKDIPPKAKDYINTLESILGIRIEMLSVGPDRGQVVNLA, encoded by the coding sequence ATGGAAAATTTAAAGAGAGGCCCGAATACCTGCCTTGTAGGATTGCAATGGGGCGATGAAGGTAAGGGTAAGATTGTAGACATACTTACAGAGTCATTTGATATAATTGTAAGATACCAGGGAGGTAGTAATGCGGGCCATACTGTTGTGATAAACAGTGAAAAGTTTGTATTGCATCTCATTCCTTCAGGTATCCTCAGAAAAAACAAATATTGCGTAATCGGCAGCGGAGTTGTACTTGATCCCTCCCAATTATTGGAAGAAATTGCGGAACTGAGAAGCAAGGGAGTGGAAGTTGCCGGAAATCTCCTTATCAGTGAAATAGCACATCTGGTATTTCCTTACCATAAAAGAATAGATGAACTTTCCGAAAGTGAGAAAGGTGACGGAAAGATTGGCACTACCCGGAAAGGCATCGGGCCATGTTATTCAGACAAAATGGCCCGTAACGGCATACGGGTATCGGAACTCTTTTATCCTGAATACTTTAAGCAGAGACTTCGGAAAATTGTAGAGGAAAAGAACAAAATTCTTGTCCGGTTATTCAGTGCCGACCCGTATTCATGGGAAGAAATTTATGATGAATATAGGGGGTATGCAGAACAGTTAAAACCGTTTATTTGTAATACGGTAGCATTTATGGATGATGCGGTAAGAGCAGAAAAAAGGATATTATTCGAAGGTGCTCAGGGAGCTATGCTTGACGTGGATTACGGTACCTATCCTTTTATTACTTCCTCGTCTGTTATTGCAGGGGGTGCGGCAACCGGCATTGGTATTTGCCCCAAACAGATTCACAGGATACTCGGTATAATGAAGTCCTATACGACTAGGGTTGGCAGTGGCCCTTTCCCCACGGAATTAAATGATACCCTGGGAGAATATTTACGGGAAAAAGGGGGAGAGTATGGTGCCACTACCGGAAGGGCACGGCGGTGCGGCTGGTTTGATGCTGTTGCGGCAAAACATGCCATAATGGTCAACGGAGCAGACAGTGCTGTTTTGACAAAATTAGATGTTCTTGATGAACAGAAAGTTATCAAGATATGCGTTGGATACAAAGTTGGTGACAGGATATTTACACAATTTCCGGCAGATTTGGCGGCATGGTCTGAATGCCAGCCAGTATATGAGGAATTGCCGGGATGGCAGCAGGATACATCTCAGATGCGCGAAGTAAAAGATATTCCACCTAAAGCAAAAGATTATATCAATACTCTTGAAAGTATCTTGGGCATTAGGATAGAAATGCTTTCTGTAGGACCGGACAGGGGGCAGGTTGTGAATCTCGCATGA
- the priA gene encoding primosomal protein N' gives MEEREELHAEIVLNIPLSKVFHYAIPSGLRKHLRAGMRVKIPFGNKTATGFCVGLTTTPSPYPLKDIISILDKTPLTNEIMLRLTRWLSSHYHCGWGEAMHAVVPPVIRCRAKLQLAEKNKLPDCKNISDNQNTLQQHLTFTREQQNAFNSIHEKLSRKEPGVILLHGITGSGKTEIYLQAIDKVLEQGRKAIFLVPEISLTSQTIQRIRSRFNRVAVLHSNLLGSFYHAQWHTIREDKADIVVGTRSSVFCPLKNIGLIVIDEEHENTYKQENSPRYHARDVALKRATYENALVLLGSATPSLESYYHTLSGDYERLVLSRRIGELRLPSVEVIDMREEMRKRKRHHIISQKLEYSMGQALAKNEQIILFLNRRGFAPYIHCKRCGFVLKCRRCDIPMTFHKKRNITLCHYCHTESPPPQACPDCLASRINYHGFGTEKIEDEIAARFPNHRIARMDSDSMRIRDAHEKTLKAFERGEVQILLGTQMIAKGLDFPNVTLVGIISADTMLNFPDFRASERTFQLISQVAGRAGRGSGGGRVIVQSFHPEHYSIRYAAAHDYEGFAEKELEFRRQLGYPPFGKLARIVFRSTKEDRVRDKASSVANTLKELTNANGNNLVILGPSPAPFTKINTMFRWHLFLQSQNYGAIHSIIKDIEDMLKPSKSVQAIVDIDPYMML, from the coding sequence TTGGAAGAACGTGAAGAACTCCATGCAGAAATCGTTCTGAATATTCCTTTATCAAAGGTATTTCATTATGCTATTCCTTCCGGTTTAAGAAAGCATCTGCGTGCCGGCATGCGGGTAAAGATACCGTTTGGCAATAAAACAGCGACTGGATTCTGTGTCGGGCTTACCACTACACCGTCTCCCTATCCGTTGAAAGATATTATTAGTATACTTGACAAGACACCTTTAACAAATGAAATCATGCTTAGACTCACCAGATGGCTGTCTTCTCATTATCACTGCGGATGGGGAGAGGCAATGCATGCCGTTGTGCCACCGGTTATACGCTGCAGGGCAAAACTTCAATTAGCGGAAAAAAACAAGCTACCGGACTGTAAAAATATTTCCGATAACCAAAATACGTTGCAACAACATTTAACCTTTACCCGGGAACAGCAGAATGCTTTCAATAGCATTCATGAAAAATTGAGCAGAAAGGAACCGGGTGTCATCCTGCTTCATGGTATTACAGGCAGCGGGAAGACAGAAATTTATCTCCAGGCTATTGACAAAGTGCTTGAGCAAGGCCGCAAGGCTATATTTCTTGTTCCTGAAATATCCCTCACTTCTCAAACCATTCAAAGGATAAGGTCACGGTTTAACCGTGTGGCTGTATTACACAGCAACCTTTTGGGGAGTTTTTATCATGCACAGTGGCATACTATTAGGGAGGACAAGGCAGATATTGTAGTTGGCACACGATCTTCGGTCTTTTGCCCCTTGAAAAATATCGGACTTATCGTCATTGACGAAGAACATGAAAACACCTATAAACAGGAAAATAGCCCAAGGTACCATGCGCGGGATGTGGCCTTGAAAAGGGCAACGTATGAAAATGCCCTGGTGCTCCTGGGGTCTGCGACTCCTTCCCTGGAAAGTTATTACCATACTTTATCCGGAGACTATGAAAGGCTTGTTCTCTCCCGGAGAATTGGTGAACTACGGCTTCCGTCTGTCGAGGTTATTGATATGCGGGAAGAGATGCGGAAACGCAAAAGGCATCATATTATTTCCCAAAAGCTGGAATATTCCATGGGCCAGGCTTTAGCAAAGAACGAACAGATAATCCTGTTCTTAAACCGCAGGGGATTCGCCCCATACATCCATTGTAAACGCTGCGGATTCGTACTGAAATGCCGGCGATGCGATATCCCCATGACCTTTCATAAAAAGCGGAACATAACCCTTTGCCATTATTGCCATACGGAGTCTCCGCCACCGCAGGCATGTCCCGATTGCCTGGCAAGCCGGATTAACTATCATGGTTTTGGAACAGAAAAAATTGAAGATGAAATTGCCGCCAGGTTCCCTAATCACAGGATTGCAAGAATGGACAGTGATTCCATGCGCATACGTGACGCACATGAAAAAACCCTTAAGGCATTTGAGCGTGGTGAAGTTCAAATATTGCTCGGCACACAGATGATTGCAAAAGGGTTGGACTTCCCGAATGTTACCCTTGTTGGCATCATCTCTGCAGATACAATGCTGAATTTTCCTGATTTCCGGGCAAGCGAGAGGACATTCCAGCTAATCTCACAAGTTGCCGGCCGTGCAGGAAGAGGTTCCGGAGGAGGCCGTGTTATCGTACAGTCTTTTCATCCTGAACATTATAGTATCAGATATGCTGCCGCACACGATTATGAAGGCTTTGCAGAAAAAGAACTTGAGTTCAGGAGACAGTTGGGATATCCGCCGTTCGGAAAATTGGCAAGGATTGTTTTTCGCAGCACAAAAGAGGACAGAGTGAGAGATAAAGCATCTTCTGTCGCCAATACTTTAAAAGAACTGACAAACGCAAACGGAAATAACCTGGTAATCCTGGGTCCATCGCCAGCACCCTTCACAAAAATCAACACCATGTTCCGATGGCATCTTTTCTTACAATCTCAGAACTATGGTGCCATTCATAGCATCATTAAAGATA
- a CDS encoding isoprenyl transferase, whose translation MNGSEKIPSHIAIIMDGNGRWAKQKGFARFRGHQEGATSVREITRECAKKNIKQLTLYAFSQENWKRPRREIDLLMKLLKDYLVRERSEIRENDIRLTAIGRISGLPDDVKRELAFSMEESKNNKGMVLCLALNYGGRAEIIDAAREIARDVRTGQLCVDDITEDAFKKYLYTRDMTDPDLLIRTAGEMRISNFLLWEISYTEIWVTPVFWPDFRKEHLEEAIMDYAHRERRFGGLLE comes from the coding sequence ATGAATGGGAGTGAGAAGATACCTTCGCACATTGCAATTATCATGGATGGGAACGGGCGGTGGGCAAAACAAAAGGGGTTTGCAAGGTTCCGGGGACATCAGGAAGGGGCGACCTCCGTTCGTGAAATAACGCGTGAATGTGCAAAAAAAAACATAAAACAACTGACCCTCTATGCTTTTTCTCAGGAAAATTGGAAAAGGCCCCGGCGTGAAATTGATTTGCTGATGAAACTCCTTAAGGACTACCTTGTCAGGGAACGCAGTGAGATCAGAGAAAATGATATACGTCTTACTGCAATCGGCCGGATAAGCGGTTTACCCGATGATGTGAAGAGGGAACTTGCTTTTTCCATGGAAGAGAGCAAAAATAATAAAGGTATGGTTCTTTGTCTTGCGCTTAACTACGGAGGAAGGGCAGAGATTATAGATGCAGCGAGAGAGATCGCAAGAGATGTGAGAACCGGGCAGCTCTGCGTAGATGATATCACAGAGGATGCCTTTAAAAAATATCTTTATACCCGCGATATGACCGATCCGGATTTACTTATAAGGACAGCCGGGGAAATGCGCATCAGTAATTTTTTATTATGGGAAATATCCTATACTGAGATTTGGGTTACACCGGTCTTTTGGCCGGATTTCAGAAAGGAACATCTTGAGGAAGCAATTATGGATTATGCACACCGGGAACGGAGGTTTGGCGGATTACTGGAGTGA
- a CDS encoding phosphatidate cytidylyltransferase, whose amino-acid sequence MNTLKARFLFGTAMFAVFFGIISFDWVFQTDLGFGCLAVIAGGIGLYEFYTIAGKNGFLPFRISGIAIGSGLFIAYWLAIRNNSGADYHFLRQEVILASLFWLLILQVFTHGAKDAIKNISVTIFGILYVFFLLSFAITLRYLPHGICILVMVLLISKGGDIGGFLLGRKYGKRKLARFISPNKTVEGACFAFLFSIFIAVIFNLIPQIKVINLPLSILFGAVVGFSAMMGDLTESLLKRDVNVKDSSHLVPAFGGILDIIDCLLVSMPVAYYFLIVFQFG is encoded by the coding sequence GTGAACACACTGAAAGCAAGGTTTCTCTTTGGCACCGCGATGTTTGCTGTGTTCTTTGGCATCATATCCTTTGATTGGGTTTTTCAGACCGATTTAGGATTCGGATGCCTGGCTGTCATTGCCGGAGGAATTGGTTTATACGAGTTTTATACCATTGCAGGTAAAAACGGTTTCTTGCCATTCCGGATATCCGGAATCGCTATTGGTAGCGGGTTATTTATTGCATATTGGTTGGCTATCCGTAATAATTCAGGAGCAGATTACCATTTTTTAAGACAAGAGGTTATCCTTGCATCTCTTTTCTGGCTGTTGATACTTCAGGTTTTTACACACGGCGCAAAAGATGCCATCAAAAATATTTCTGTTACGATATTTGGTATTCTTTATGTGTTTTTTCTTTTAAGTTTTGCCATTACGCTACGGTACCTTCCCCATGGTATTTGCATATTGGTCATGGTTTTGTTAATATCTAAAGGTGGCGATATCGGGGGGTTCCTGTTAGGCCGAAAATACGGCAAGCGCAAGCTGGCCAGATTTATAAGCCCAAACAAAACGGTAGAGGGTGCCTGTTTTGCCTTTTTATTCAGTATTTTCATTGCGGTAATTTTCAACTTAATTCCGCAGATTAAGGTGATAAACCTGCCGTTATCAATCTTGTTTGGTGCAGTTGTAGGCTTTTCAGCCATGATGGGTGATTTAACGGAATCACTTCTCAAGAGAGATGTAAATGTAAAGGATTCAAGCCATTTAGTACCCGCCTTTGGTGGCATCCTCGATATTATTGATTGCTTGTTAGTGAGCATGCCTGTTGCTTATTATTTCCTGATAGTTTTTCAATTTGGTTAA